One part of the Nodularia sp. LEGE 06071 genome encodes these proteins:
- a CDS encoding peroxiredoxin, translating into MAVIEKVPNVVFKTRVRDESIGGTNPFRWEDRTTQDIFAGKRVVVFSLPGAFTPTCSTSHLPRYEELYDQFKALGIDDVVCVSVNDAFVMFQWGKQQGATNVKLLPDGNGEFTRKMGMLVDKSNLGFGLRSWRYSMVVNDGKIEKIFIEAGYEDNCPTDPFEVSDADTMLGYLKQAKTPAAV; encoded by the coding sequence ATGGCTGTTATCGAAAAAGTTCCCAACGTTGTATTCAAAACCCGTGTGCGCGACGAGTCCATTGGTGGCACTAACCCCTTCCGTTGGGAAGACCGCACCACTCAAGATATTTTCGCTGGTAAGCGTGTTGTAGTATTTTCACTACCTGGAGCTTTTACCCCCACTTGTTCCACCTCCCACCTTCCCCGCTACGAAGAACTCTATGACCAATTCAAAGCCTTGGGAATTGATGATGTAGTTTGTGTATCTGTGAATGATGCCTTTGTCATGTTCCAGTGGGGCAAGCAACAAGGCGCTACAAATGTTAAGCTCCTCCCCGATGGTAATGGTGAATTTACCCGCAAGATGGGGATGTTAGTTGATAAATCTAACCTGGGCTTTGGTCTGCGCTCTTGGCGTTATTCAATGGTCGTGAATGACGGCAAAATTGAAAAGATTTTCATTGAAGCTGGTTACGAAGATAACTGTCCCACCGACCCATTTGAAGTTTCGGATGCAGACACCATGCTGGGTTACCTGAAACAAGCTAAAACTCCTGCTGCTGTGTAA
- the gor gene encoding glutathione-disulfide reductase, translated as MSYDFDLFVIGAGSGGIATARRAAEYGAKVGVAEFDRLGGTCVNRGCVPKKLMVYASHFPDLFEDAQGYGWSAVKSSLDWEKMITAVNNEVTRLNGIYKGMLDKSKVEVFEGYGKFIDAHTVQVGDRQVTADKILIAVGGYPVKPEIPGIEYAITSDDIFHLKEQPQRLVILGGGYIGSEFACILNGLGSEVTQVIRHDKILRGFDEDLQTEIQQAMGNHGIKILNNSEIIAIEKNDTGLKVTVRRNDDSEETVIVDAVSLAATGRKPNTQKLGLENTKVRLDENGAVVVDKYSQTSEANIYALGDCTDNINLTPVAINEGRALADTVFGNKSRTMSYENVPTAIFTTPEAATVGLTEAEAREKYGDAVKVYRSRFRPMYYTLPGKDEKTMMKLVVDQNTDQVVGAHMVGTSAAEIIQGVAIAVKMGATKANFDATVGIHPSSAEEFVTMR; from the coding sequence ATGAGTTACGATTTCGACTTATTTGTAATTGGTGCCGGATCTGGTGGGATTGCAACCGCCAGACGGGCTGCGGAATATGGAGCAAAAGTAGGGGTTGCTGAGTTTGACCGACTAGGCGGAACCTGCGTAAATCGTGGCTGTGTCCCTAAAAAGTTAATGGTCTATGCTTCCCATTTTCCTGACTTGTTTGAAGATGCCCAAGGATACGGCTGGAGTGCAGTCAAGAGTTCTCTAGATTGGGAAAAAATGATTACGGCGGTCAATAATGAAGTGACTCGCCTGAATGGCATTTATAAAGGGATGCTGGATAAGTCCAAAGTTGAAGTCTTTGAGGGATACGGTAAATTTATTGATGCTCACACGGTTCAAGTAGGCGATCGCCAAGTCACCGCCGACAAGATTTTAATTGCTGTGGGTGGGTATCCCGTAAAGCCAGAAATTCCCGGAATTGAATACGCCATTACCTCCGATGATATCTTCCACCTGAAAGAACAACCCCAGCGCCTAGTAATTTTGGGGGGAGGTTACATTGGTTCAGAATTTGCCTGTATCCTCAACGGACTAGGAAGCGAAGTCACCCAAGTCATTCGTCATGACAAAATTTTACGTGGTTTCGATGAAGATTTGCAGACTGAAATTCAGCAAGCAATGGGTAACCACGGCATTAAGATTCTCAACAATAGCGAAATAATTGCCATTGAGAAGAATGACACAGGCTTGAAGGTGACAGTTCGCCGCAATGATGATTCTGAGGAAACGGTAATTGTTGATGCAGTCAGTTTGGCAGCCACAGGGCGCAAACCCAACACGCAAAAATTAGGTTTGGAAAACACCAAAGTTCGGCTAGATGAGAATGGTGCAGTTGTCGTTGATAAATACAGTCAAACCAGTGAAGCCAATATCTATGCACTGGGAGATTGTACAGATAACATTAATTTAACTCCTGTGGCGATTAATGAAGGTCGCGCCTTGGCAGATACTGTGTTTGGTAACAAGTCTCGCACCATGAGTTATGAAAATGTACCGACAGCGATCTTTACCACACCAGAAGCTGCAACTGTGGGTTTAACTGAAGCCGAAGCCAGAGAAAAATATGGTGATGCGGTGAAAGTTTATCGCAGTCGCTTTCGACCGATGTACTATACCTTACCGGGTAAAGATGAAAAAACCATGATGAAATTAGTGGTTGATCAAAATACCGATCAGGTAGTGGGGGCGCACATGGTAGGAACCAGCGCTGCGGAGATTATACAAGGAGTGGCGATCGCAGTTAAGATGGGTGCTACTAAAGCTAACTTTGATGCCACAGTAGGTATTCATCCTAGTTCTGCCGAAGAGTTTGTAACTATGCGTTAA
- a CDS encoding Fur family transcriptional regulator, giving the protein MQQEAHTIIQTLKSKGLRVTPQRFAVYANLLSRADHPTVETILADLNKDFPVSSQATIYSSLQALREVGLVQEVLLEEGVCRYDANVEPHHHFCCRRCGAIEDIAWETFQCVDMKSLRPGMRGESYEVTVRGWCDSCEIAS; this is encoded by the coding sequence ATGCAGCAAGAGGCACACACAATTATTCAAACCTTAAAGTCTAAGGGTTTGAGGGTGACTCCTCAGAGGTTCGCAGTTTATGCAAATTTGTTATCTCGGGCCGATCATCCTACAGTAGAAACCATCCTGGCGGATCTGAACAAAGATTTTCCGGTGTCATCTCAGGCGACTATTTATAGTTCTCTCCAAGCCTTGAGAGAGGTGGGACTTGTGCAGGAAGTTTTACTGGAAGAGGGTGTTTGTCGCTATGATGCGAATGTCGAACCGCATCATCATTTTTGCTGCCGCCGATGTGGTGCAATTGAAGATATTGCCTGGGAAACTTTCCAGTGTGTAGATATGAAGAGTCTCCGCCCTGGAATGCGTGGTGAAAGTTATGAAGTGACTGTTCGGGGTTGGTGCGATAGCTGTGAAATAGCTAGTTAA
- a CDS encoding type II toxin-antitoxin system VapC family toxin, whose translation MSNLCDTNIISELTRPIPNAGVIAWSGTVTSINLSVITIEEIYYALTAKPNSRIQNWFEIFLISHCKIFPITSEIAKSAGELRGILRTQGKPRSQADILIAATAKIHSMTLVTRNIKDFDGCGISTLNPFI comes from the coding sequence ATGAGTAATCTTTGCGACACTAATATCATCAGTGAATTAACTCGCCCGATTCCAAATGCAGGGGTGATAGCATGGAGTGGCACTGTGACATCTATTAATTTAAGTGTTATTACAATTGAGGAAATTTATTATGCTTTAACAGCAAAGCCTAATTCTAGAATCCAGAATTGGTTTGAAATCTTTCTGATAAGTCACTGTAAAATTTTCCCTATTACTTCAGAAATTGCCAAGTCTGCGGGTGAATTGAGAGGTATTTTGAGGACTCAAGGTAAACCGCGATCACAAGCTGATATACTTATTGCCGCAACAGCTAAAATACATTCCATGACTCTTGTTACTAGAAATATTAAGGATTTTGATGGTTGTGGGATATCTACACTGAACCCATTTATTTAA
- a CDS encoding toxin-antitoxin system HicB family antitoxin: MATLTIRLPDDKHNRLKELAQAKGISINKLIEELSTIALAEFDANTRFKAMAAMGNSEEGLIILAKLDAQL, translated from the coding sequence ATGGCAACTTTAACTATTCGTTTACCAGACGACAAGCACAACAGATTAAAAGAACTTGCTCAAGCCAAAGGTATAAGTATCAATAAGCTGATTGAAGAACTTTCTACTATCGCTCTAGCGGAATTTGATGCCAATACAAGGTTTAAAGCAATGGCCGCAATGGGTAACTCAGAAGAAGGCTTAATAATACTAGCTAAACTTGATGCTCAATTGTAG
- a CDS encoding putative toxin-antitoxin system toxin component, PIN family, translated as MAIKIVVDTSVFISALISSQGSSRELIRRCLKGEYQPLMGNALFSEYESVIQRSEIIAKCPLTSEEISALLASLMSVSKWIYIYYLWRPNLKDEADNHLIELAVAGNAQIIATHNVKDFQNAELLFPNLSILKPEAVIRS; from the coding sequence ATGGCGATTAAAATTGTAGTTGATACCAGCGTTTTTATTAGTGCGCTGATTAGCTCTCAAGGTTCCAGTAGAGAACTCATTCGACGCTGCTTGAAAGGTGAATATCAGCCTTTGATGGGAAATGCTTTATTTTCTGAGTATGAGTCGGTCATTCAACGATCAGAAATTATTGCTAAATGCCCTTTAACTAGTGAAGAAATTTCTGCTTTACTTGCATCACTGATGAGCGTAAGTAAATGGATTTATATTTACTACTTATGGCGACCTAATTTAAAAGATGAAGCTGACAACCACTTAATTGAATTAGCAGTTGCTGGAAATGCTCAAATTATTGCCACGCATAATGTCAAAGATTTCCAAAATGCTGAATTGTTATTTCCTAACTTATCAATATTAAAACCCGAAGCAGTTATTAGGAGTTAA